In Haloterrigena turkmenica DSM 5511, a single genomic region encodes these proteins:
- a CDS encoding MogA/MoaB family molybdenum cofactor biosynthesis protein, with protein sequence MTTDRDDRRSTDDHGHDIIDPLYVGIVTVSSSRAQADEADPDDPGGDTIQECFEDAGHEVQERLLVRDDYSAIRTAVRGLVARRDIDIVLTTGGTGVTADDVSPEATASLFERDLPGFGELFRMLSWEEVGTRAMASRATAGIAVDTPVFCLPGSTSACETACEELIVPEAPHLAGLATRHRTGANDQTLADYGE encoded by the coding sequence ATGACAACCGATCGAGACGACCGTCGGAGCACGGACGACCACGGCCACGACATCATCGATCCCCTCTACGTCGGGATCGTCACGGTCTCGAGTTCGCGCGCGCAGGCCGACGAGGCCGATCCCGATGACCCGGGCGGAGACACGATTCAGGAGTGCTTCGAGGACGCGGGCCACGAGGTCCAAGAGCGGCTGTTAGTCCGGGACGACTACTCCGCGATTCGGACCGCCGTCCGCGGACTGGTTGCCCGGCGGGATATCGATATCGTGCTCACGACCGGCGGGACGGGCGTCACCGCCGACGACGTCTCGCCGGAGGCGACGGCCTCGCTGTTCGAACGCGACCTGCCCGGCTTCGGCGAACTGTTCCGGATGCTCTCCTGGGAGGAGGTCGGCACCCGCGCGATGGCCTCGCGCGCGACGGCGGGGATCGCCGTCGACACGCCGGTGTTCTGTCTCCCCGGGAGCACGAGCGCCTGCGAGACCGCCTGCGAGGAGTTGATCGTCCCCGAAGCGCCACACCTCGCGGGGCTGGCGACGCGCCACCGCACCGGGGCGAATGACCAGACGCTCGCGGATTACGGGGAGTAA
- the azf gene encoding NAD-dependent glucose-6-phosphate dehydrogenase Azf — MAQSVLLTGAAGRVGAAILGGLADDYEWRLLDRDPPTEDYPGEFVVANITEEEAIREAMEDIDVVLHLAGDPRKTAPWDSVLTNNIDGTQTIFEAAVDAGVEKVAFASSNHAVGHYETEERTPELYRADDDYLLDGTEQPRPGNLYGVSKVAGEALGRYYHDEYGISVVNVRIGNLTKNHPPIDYERGQAMWLSYRDCAHLFDRCIQADYDYEIVYGISDNDRKYYSIERAKEVLGYEPQDNSAAHTDD; from the coding sequence ATGGCACAGTCAGTCCTGCTGACGGGGGCTGCGGGGCGGGTCGGAGCGGCCATCCTCGGCGGCCTCGCGGACGATTACGAGTGGCGGTTGCTGGATCGGGATCCTCCGACGGAGGACTACCCCGGCGAGTTCGTCGTCGCGAATATCACCGAAGAGGAGGCCATCCGCGAGGCGATGGAGGACATCGACGTCGTACTCCATCTCGCGGGCGACCCCCGAAAGACAGCGCCGTGGGATAGCGTCCTGACGAACAACATCGACGGGACCCAGACGATCTTCGAGGCCGCCGTCGACGCCGGCGTCGAGAAGGTCGCCTTCGCCTCCTCGAATCACGCCGTCGGCCACTACGAAACCGAGGAGCGCACGCCCGAACTGTATCGGGCCGACGACGACTACCTGCTCGACGGGACCGAACAGCCCCGGCCGGGAAACCTCTACGGCGTCTCGAAGGTCGCCGGCGAGGCCCTCGGTCGCTACTACCACGACGAGTACGGGATCTCGGTGGTCAACGTCCGCATCGGAAACCTCACGAAGAACCACCCACCGATCGACTACGAGCGCGGCCAGGCGATGTGGCTCTCCTACCGGGACTGTGCGCACCTCTTCGATCGCTGCATTCAGGCCGACTACGACTACGAGATCGTCTACGGCATCTCCGACAACGACCGGAAGTACTACTCCATCGAGCGCGCGAAGGAAGTGCTCGGCTACGAGCCGCAGGACAACTCCGCCGCTCACACCGACGACTGA
- a CDS encoding aminopeptidase, with translation MDERVREHADVLVDWSARVEAGDDVVLSVGPDAHELAVAVAEKLGERGANLLSTYSSGEITRAYLRAHEGEFDEDPAHELALVENADVYLSLGGGRNTSATADVPGERRRAYNNARTDIRETRLGTRWVSTVHPTQSLAQQANMAYEEYQEFAYDAILRDWESLAEEMAQMKDLLDAGDEVRLVSSGTDLTMRIDDRTAVNSAASVAYDSHNLPSGEVFTAPYATEGEVTFDVPMTLRGESVRDVRLEFEDGEVVDYDAAQGADVIGEIIATDDGARRLGELGIGMNRGIDRYTDNILFDEKMGDTIHLALGRAYDANLPDGESGNDSAVHVDLITDVSEDSRLEIDGEVVQRNGRFRWE, from the coding sequence ATGGACGAACGCGTACGCGAACACGCCGACGTACTGGTCGACTGGAGCGCCCGCGTCGAGGCCGGTGACGACGTCGTGCTCTCGGTCGGTCCCGACGCCCACGAGCTCGCGGTCGCGGTCGCCGAGAAACTGGGCGAGCGAGGCGCGAATCTGCTTTCGACCTACAGTTCCGGCGAGATCACTCGCGCGTACCTCCGCGCCCACGAGGGCGAGTTCGACGAGGACCCCGCCCACGAACTCGCGCTCGTCGAAAACGCCGACGTCTACCTCTCGCTCGGCGGCGGCCGGAACACGAGCGCGACCGCCGACGTCCCGGGCGAGCGGCGCCGGGCGTACAACAACGCCAGAACCGACATTCGGGAGACGCGACTCGGAACCCGCTGGGTGTCGACGGTGCACCCGACGCAGTCGCTGGCCCAGCAGGCCAACATGGCCTACGAGGAGTACCAGGAGTTCGCCTACGACGCGATCCTCCGGGACTGGGAGTCGCTGGCCGAGGAGATGGCCCAGATGAAGGACCTGCTCGACGCGGGCGACGAGGTCCGACTCGTCTCGAGCGGAACCGATCTCACCATGCGGATCGACGACCGGACGGCGGTCAACAGCGCCGCTTCGGTCGCATATGATTCGCATAACCTCCCCAGCGGCGAGGTGTTCACCGCGCCCTACGCCACCGAGGGTGAGGTGACCTTCGACGTCCCGATGACGCTGCGCGGCGAGTCAGTCCGGGACGTCCGACTCGAGTTCGAAGACGGCGAAGTCGTCGACTACGACGCCGCGCAGGGCGCGGACGTGATCGGCGAGATCATAGCGACCGACGACGGCGCGCGCCGACTGGGCGAACTCGGAATCGGGATGAACCGCGGAATCGACCGCTACACGGACAACATCCTCTTTGACGAGAAGATGGGCGACACGATCCACCTCGCGCTCGGCCGGGCCTACGACGCGAACCTTCCCGACGGCGAGTCGGGCAACGACTCCGCGGTCCACGTCGACCTGATCACCGACGTCAGCGAGGACTCGCGTCTCGAGATCGACGGCGAGGTCGTCCAGCGGAACGGGCGGTTTCGGTGGGAGTAG
- a CDS encoding cold-shock protein, which translates to MAKGNVDFFNDTGGYGFIDTEDADEDVFFHMEDVGGPDLEEGTEIEFDIEQAPKGPRATNVTRL; encoded by the coding sequence ATGGCGAAAGGAAACGTTGATTTCTTCAACGACACAGGCGGCTACGGTTTCATCGATACTGAGGACGCGGACGAGGACGTTTTCTTCCACATGGAAGACGTTGGCGGCCCGGACCTCGAGGAAGGCACAGAGATCGAATTCGACATCGAACAGGCCCCCAAGGGCCCCCGCGCCACCAACGTCACCCGCCTGTAA
- a CDS encoding PadR family transcriptional regulator, which translates to MDDLTGFQRDLLYVIAGADQPSGQEVKDEVEKYYNSEINHGRLYPNLDTLVNKELVEKGQLDRRTNYYAISDKGQSSIEQRREWERQYID; encoded by the coding sequence ATGGACGATCTGACCGGATTTCAACGCGATCTTCTGTACGTGATCGCCGGGGCCGACCAGCCGTCTGGCCAGGAAGTCAAAGACGAAGTCGAGAAGTATTACAACAGTGAGATCAATCACGGCCGGCTGTATCCCAATCTCGACACGCTCGTCAACAAAGAGCTCGTCGAGAAAGGGCAACTCGATCGGCGAACGAACTACTACGCCATCAGCGATAAGGGGCAGTCGTCGATCGAACAGCGCCGCGAGTGGGAACGGCAGTACATCGACTGA
- a CDS encoding DUF309 domain-containing protein, translating into MRDQLRAGAAIYNAGYYHAAHDVWEDHWLDLEAGTDDERLLHGLIQFTAAVVHARERNWEGAVGLAESAREYLAELPADYRDVRLPPVRSFLEALAADPELVERRSPVRLVHEGTAPAPTDLAFEPTAIAAAVLADELGYDADPVDAARQYAERDLAAGDDGSRFISLLFDFVREDDHRGIIHQRLTDHVGRREARESDVEGLF; encoded by the coding sequence ATGCGCGACCAGCTCCGGGCGGGCGCCGCGATCTACAACGCGGGGTACTACCACGCTGCCCACGACGTCTGGGAGGACCACTGGCTCGATCTCGAGGCCGGCACCGACGATGAGCGACTGCTCCACGGGCTGATCCAGTTCACGGCCGCGGTCGTCCACGCCCGCGAGCGCAACTGGGAGGGAGCCGTCGGGCTCGCCGAGAGCGCTCGGGAGTACCTCGCCGAGTTGCCGGCCGACTACCGCGACGTTCGGCTCCCGCCAGTGCGATCGTTCCTCGAGGCGCTGGCGGCCGATCCCGAACTCGTCGAGCGTCGGTCGCCGGTCCGACTCGTCCACGAGGGAACGGCGCCCGCGCCGACTGACCTCGCGTTCGAGCCGACGGCGATCGCCGCGGCCGTCCTCGCCGACGAACTGGGCTACGACGCCGACCCCGTCGACGCGGCCCGCCAGTACGCCGAACGCGATTTGGCGGCCGGCGACGACGGCAGCCGCTTCATCTCGCTGCTGTTCGATTTCGTCCGCGAGGACGACCACCGCGGGATCATCCATCAGCGACTCACGGATCACGTCGGGCGGCGCGAGGCCCGCGAGTCCGACGTCGAAGGACTGTTCTGA
- a CDS encoding DUF5790 family protein, with product MSQATFGDDEELFGEAANEMRADVESSLEDGWAALPDADDVWETDADNVLGVLNGLNSALNAGDAEEHLRDAKKWFTMGQRADAFEDADDLEAEIGDLEDAIADISEAGEQVGELTSTIPALRGTLEDAGPDTDAEADDEAEDADDEEDEAEADDADEDESDEDEE from the coding sequence ATGAGCCAAGCGACATTCGGCGACGACGAGGAACTGTTCGGCGAGGCCGCCAACGAGATGCGCGCAGACGTCGAATCCTCGCTCGAGGACGGCTGGGCGGCGCTGCCAGATGCCGACGACGTCTGGGAGACCGACGCCGACAACGTCCTCGGCGTGCTCAACGGACTCAACTCCGCGCTGAACGCCGGCGACGCCGAGGAGCACCTCCGCGACGCCAAGAAGTGGTTCACGATGGGCCAGCGCGCCGACGCCTTCGAGGACGCCGACGATCTCGAGGCAGAGATCGGCGATCTCGAGGACGCCATCGCGGACATCTCCGAGGCCGGCGAGCAGGTCGGCGAACTGACGTCGACGATTCCCGCGCTTCGAGGAACCCTCGAGGATGCCGGTCCCGACACCGATGCGGAGGCCGACGACGAAGCAGAGGACGCAGACGACGAGGAAGACGAAGCGGAAGCGGACGACGCGGACGAAGACGAATCCGACGAAGACGAGGAGTGA
- a CDS encoding dihydroneopterin aldolase family protein has product MTTDSTRSDPTDAEAACFEAGIKFGTLYHQFAGTPVAPDSAASLETAMEEAIENQPHCTDVTVDVRTDELETELADSAADYTELTGRFLEVEIVVDYEDCEVVTRMEMEDGYPLMRVESVRGRQ; this is encoded by the coding sequence ATGACGACCGATTCGACTCGATCCGATCCCACCGACGCCGAGGCCGCCTGCTTCGAGGCCGGCATCAAGTTCGGCACGCTCTACCACCAGTTCGCCGGGACGCCCGTCGCGCCCGACAGCGCCGCCAGCCTCGAGACGGCGATGGAGGAGGCAATCGAGAACCAGCCCCACTGCACCGACGTCACCGTCGACGTCCGCACCGACGAACTCGAGACCGAACTCGCCGATTCGGCGGCCGACTACACCGAACTGACGGGACGGTTCCTCGAGGTCGAAATCGTCGTCGACTACGAGGACTGTGAGGTGGTGACCCGGATGGAGATGGAGGACGGCTATCCGCTGATGCGGGTCGAGTCAGTTCGCGGTCGTCAGTAG
- a CDS encoding HalOD1 output domain-containing protein: MSTDNQTYQGCGNATFSPDEDRTLSEAVLGAIEAHQDIDLVEADFTLYEIINPDALERLFRFNQNAATTVSFVIDGTHVSLRDVGDEIEIQVVDV; the protein is encoded by the coding sequence ATGTCTACCGACAATCAAACCTATCAGGGATGTGGCAACGCGACGTTCAGTCCGGACGAGGACCGTACGCTGAGCGAGGCCGTGCTGGGAGCGATCGAGGCCCATCAGGACATCGACCTCGTAGAGGCGGATTTCACGCTGTACGAGATCATCAACCCGGACGCCCTCGAGCGCCTGTTTCGGTTCAACCAGAACGCGGCGACGACGGTCTCGTTCGTGATCGACGGCACGCACGTCTCGCTTCGCGACGTCGGCGACGAGATCGAGATCCAGGTCGTCGACGTGTGA
- a CDS encoding queuosine precursor transporter, with protein MSHSRSQSRGPSGPTVAQVALIGLFVTALVTAQLTASKVLAFSLPVSLPIAGAELALPGAAVAYALTFLASDCYAELYGRRATQVVVNVGFAMNFVVLALVWSTIAAPAADSSIDPGTFADVLGASTNIVLGSLLAYVVSQNWDVIVFHRIRDYTGREKLWLRNIASTACSQAIDTVIFVAVGFAAAPALLGVGAVLRLETLLGLMIGQYLLKLAIAVLDTPIVYAIVSFVRAREEDAADETTVA; from the coding sequence ATGTCTCACTCTCGATCGCAGTCTCGAGGGCCGTCGGGGCCGACGGTCGCGCAGGTGGCGCTGATCGGCCTGTTCGTGACGGCACTGGTGACGGCACAGCTGACGGCGTCGAAGGTGCTCGCGTTCTCGCTGCCGGTGTCGCTGCCGATCGCCGGCGCCGAGCTCGCCTTGCCCGGGGCGGCCGTCGCCTACGCGCTGACGTTCTTGGCGAGCGATTGTTATGCCGAACTGTACGGTCGCCGGGCGACGCAGGTGGTTGTCAACGTCGGCTTCGCGATGAACTTCGTCGTCCTCGCGCTCGTCTGGTCGACGATCGCGGCCCCCGCGGCCGACTCGAGTATCGATCCCGGGACGTTCGCGGACGTGCTGGGCGCCTCGACGAACATCGTCCTCGGGAGTCTGCTGGCGTACGTCGTCAGCCAGAACTGGGACGTGATCGTCTTCCACCGAATTCGGGACTACACCGGCCGGGAGAAGCTCTGGCTGCGAAACATCGCGTCGACGGCGTGCAGCCAGGCCATCGACACCGTCATCTTCGTCGCCGTGGGGTTCGCGGCCGCGCCCGCCCTGCTCGGCGTCGGCGCCGTTCTGCGGCTCGAGACACTGCTCGGGCTGATGATCGGGCAGTACCTGCTGAAACTCGCCATCGCCGTCCTCGACACGCCGATCGTCTACGCGATCGTCTCGTTCGTGCGCGCTCGAGAGGAGGACGCGGCCGACGAGACGACCGTCGCGTAG
- a CDS encoding Gfo/Idh/MocA family protein, which produces MIGDGVGIGIVGLGGMGNLHARSVQELGATVVTGADPVVDQRSQFADEFGARTYETHEELVVDEAVDAVIVTTPNRFHEPIAVAALEAGCDVLVEKPLAHTLESAERIAEAAAREDGICMVGFHNRHAASMAMFDKQHARGRFGDLTHVEANYVRRRGVPGPGSWFTNPELAGGGALLDIGVHALDLALYALDFPEIVEVSGVTQTAFGTSEEYADPEGFGDNWDAEAETYEVDDSVSAFIRCTDGQTISLEAAWATNREESMDFRVRGTQSGAQFTIGDTNLQILEAGTAGCDHYADVNMSGDATVTGYVEQDERFLEAVATAGAPETNTVEEALTVQRVIDAIYRSSESGRATQLAEPPIEQVAQLD; this is translated from the coding sequence ATGATCGGCGATGGGGTTGGGATCGGAATCGTCGGCCTCGGCGGCATGGGCAATCTCCATGCACGAAGCGTACAAGAGCTCGGCGCTACTGTTGTCACTGGCGCGGACCCCGTCGTGGACCAACGCAGTCAATTCGCTGACGAGTTCGGTGCACGGACGTATGAGACCCACGAAGAACTCGTCGTTGATGAGGCGGTCGACGCCGTCATTGTGACGACACCCAACCGGTTCCACGAACCGATCGCCGTCGCAGCCCTCGAGGCGGGATGCGACGTTCTCGTCGAGAAACCGCTCGCACACACGCTGGAAAGTGCCGAGCGGATCGCCGAGGCAGCGGCCCGGGAAGACGGCATCTGTATGGTCGGCTTTCACAACCGCCATGCCGCGTCAATGGCCATGTTTGACAAACAGCACGCGCGCGGCCGCTTTGGCGACCTCACCCACGTTGAGGCCAACTACGTCCGCCGGCGTGGTGTCCCCGGGCCAGGGTCATGGTTTACCAATCCCGAACTCGCCGGCGGCGGGGCCCTGCTCGACATCGGCGTTCACGCGCTCGATCTGGCGCTCTACGCGCTGGACTTCCCTGAGATCGTCGAAGTGAGCGGCGTTACACAAACTGCGTTCGGCACCAGCGAGGAGTACGCCGACCCTGAGGGCTTCGGCGACAACTGGGACGCTGAAGCCGAAACCTACGAGGTCGACGACTCCGTCAGTGCCTTTATCCGCTGTACCGACGGTCAGACCATCTCACTCGAGGCCGCGTGGGCGACCAACCGCGAGGAGAGCATGGACTTCCGCGTCCGCGGCACGCAGTCGGGAGCCCAGTTCACCATCGGCGATACGAATCTGCAGATTCTCGAAGCTGGAACGGCCGGTTGTGATCATTACGCTGATGTCAATATGAGCGGTGACGCTACTGTGACTGGCTATGTCGAGCAAGACGAACGGTTTCTTGAGGCGGTCGCGACGGCGGGTGCTCCAGAGACGAACACGGTTGAGGAGGCCTTGACCGTCCAGCGTGTGATCGATGCGATCTACCGCTCGAGTGAGTCGGGTCGGGCGACCCAGCTCGCGGAGCCCCCGATCGAGCAGGTGGCGCAACTCGACTGA
- a CDS encoding GTP-binding protein, with protein MTDRIPVTVLSGPLGAGKTTVLNHVLTADHGFEAAVVVNDMGDVNVDAEHVARQTDLGGDEEIIELSNGCICCRLRGDMLEEVGRLADRLEFDYLLVESSGISEPIPVAQTFAMGFEDADFDPTDTYELDTMVTVVNAHSIWESFDAGTALTDQQLEGDAGRVPEEVLLDQIEFCDALLLNKCDLVPDDALAEIEAVLERLQPRAEIVRTAFGDVDPTDILDTDRFDFERAQASAGWKRELQHDHHHDPQAEHGVTSFAYKRDRPFHPERIAALLSELPAELVRAKGFFWSAGREDVAMGIDKAGTSVRAGPTGQWLATLPEEEREQFFAARPGLKDDWDEEWGDRGTSLVFIGRDFDEEPLIDRLEDCLLTDAEMDDDWDAYPDPFGSEDRRELALADET; from the coding sequence ATGACCGACCGCATTCCCGTGACCGTCCTGAGCGGCCCGCTCGGTGCCGGCAAGACGACCGTTCTCAACCACGTACTGACCGCCGACCACGGCTTCGAGGCGGCCGTCGTCGTCAATGACATGGGCGACGTCAACGTCGACGCCGAACACGTCGCCCGGCAGACCGATCTGGGTGGCGACGAGGAAATCATCGAACTCTCGAACGGCTGTATCTGCTGTCGGCTGCGCGGGGACATGCTCGAGGAAGTCGGCCGACTGGCCGACCGCCTCGAGTTCGACTACCTGCTGGTCGAATCCTCGGGCATCTCGGAGCCGATTCCGGTCGCCCAGACGTTCGCGATGGGATTCGAGGACGCCGACTTCGATCCGACCGACACCTACGAACTCGATACGATGGTTACCGTCGTCAACGCTCACAGCATCTGGGAATCGTTCGACGCCGGGACCGCACTGACGGACCAGCAGCTCGAGGGCGACGCCGGCCGCGTGCCCGAGGAAGTACTGCTCGACCAGATCGAGTTCTGTGACGCCCTCTTGCTGAACAAGTGCGACCTCGTCCCCGACGACGCGCTCGCGGAAATCGAGGCCGTTCTCGAGCGCCTGCAGCCGCGAGCAGAGATCGTTCGGACCGCGTTCGGCGACGTCGATCCGACCGACATCCTCGACACCGACCGGTTCGACTTCGAGCGCGCGCAGGCGTCGGCGGGCTGGAAGCGCGAACTGCAGCACGACCACCACCACGACCCGCAGGCGGAACACGGCGTCACGTCGTTCGCGTACAAGCGCGATCGACCGTTCCACCCCGAACGCATCGCGGCGCTGCTCTCGGAGTTGCCCGCGGAACTCGTCCGTGCGAAGGGCTTCTTCTGGAGCGCCGGTCGCGAAGACGTCGCGATGGGGATCGACAAGGCCGGCACGTCCGTCCGGGCCGGTCCGACGGGACAGTGGTTGGCCACCCTTCCCGAAGAAGAGCGCGAGCAGTTCTTCGCCGCGCGGCCGGGCCTGAAAGACGACTGGGACGAAGAATGGGGCGACCGGGGAACGAGCCTCGTCTTTATCGGTCGCGACTTCGACGAGGAGCCCCTGATCGACCGCCTCGAGGACTGCCTGCTGACCGACGCCGAGATGGACGACGACTGGGACGCCTACCCCGATCCGTTCGGATCGGAAGACCGACGTGAACTCGCGCTCGCTGACGAGACATGA
- a CDS encoding CobW family GTP-binding protein — protein MSVPVTVLCGELGAGKTTLLSALLESTDREIAVLVNDVGSVNVDADLVEARTDLRTGEEVVALENGCICCSLGGELSRSVIQLWKEHDFEYLVVEASGVGEPEPIARQFVRGPAGGPYDLDAVVTVVDARRFHDRFAATGAIDDAGVAADDPPERQGPDETGSRPLGDLLLEQVEFCDLLVVNKCDLVSETERERVVGILETLQPRAEIVTTEYGSLEPDALLESGRFDLEAAAESAGWKRAIEADADDREGSERDHDDDGHDHEHDHWDGGHESDDGANEHDHSDHEHAHPPERYGIEVDTYHRRRPFHPERFEALLADLPAGLVRAKGLCWIAGRDRQAITMSYAGSATTLEVTGRWIASLSEERREQYRRAQDDLSWDEEWGDRETRLALIGRDLSMDDLHARLDDCLLTDAEMDADWSTFENAAPTGMGESVTISSDE, from the coding sequence ATGAGCGTTCCCGTCACCGTCCTCTGTGGCGAACTCGGCGCCGGCAAGACGACCCTCCTGTCGGCCCTGCTGGAGTCGACCGACCGCGAGATCGCCGTGCTGGTCAACGACGTCGGCAGCGTCAACGTCGACGCCGATCTCGTCGAAGCGCGCACCGACTTGCGGACCGGCGAGGAGGTCGTCGCCCTCGAGAACGGCTGTATCTGCTGTAGCCTCGGCGGCGAACTCTCCCGGTCGGTCATCCAACTGTGGAAGGAACACGACTTCGAGTACCTCGTCGTCGAGGCCTCCGGCGTCGGCGAACCGGAGCCGATCGCCCGGCAGTTCGTCCGGGGCCCCGCGGGCGGCCCCTACGATCTCGACGCGGTCGTCACCGTGGTCGACGCCCGACGGTTCCACGATCGGTTCGCGGCCACCGGGGCGATCGACGACGCGGGCGTCGCGGCGGACGACCCGCCGGAACGGCAGGGTCCCGACGAGACCGGCAGCCGCCCGCTCGGGGACCTGCTGCTCGAGCAGGTCGAGTTCTGCGATCTGCTGGTCGTCAACAAGTGCGATCTCGTCTCGGAGACCGAACGCGAACGCGTCGTCGGAATCCTCGAGACGCTCCAGCCCCGCGCCGAAATCGTTACCACCGAATACGGCTCGCTCGAGCCCGACGCGCTGCTCGAGAGCGGACGGTTCGATCTGGAGGCCGCGGCCGAGTCGGCGGGCTGGAAGCGAGCGATCGAGGCCGACGCCGACGACCGCGAGGGAAGCGAGCGCGACCACGACGATGACGGTCACGACCACGAACACGACCATTGGGACGGTGGCCACGAGTCCGATGACGGTGCCAACGAGCACGATCACAGCGACCACGAACACGCACACCCGCCGGAACGCTACGGGATCGAGGTCGACACATACCACCGCCGGCGGCCGTTCCACCCCGAGCGCTTCGAGGCGCTGCTCGCCGACCTGCCCGCCGGCCTCGTACGCGCGAAGGGATTGTGTTGGATCGCCGGCCGCGACCGGCAGGCGATCACGATGAGCTACGCCGGGTCGGCGACGACCCTCGAGGTGACGGGTCGCTGGATCGCCAGCCTCTCCGAAGAGCGCCGAGAGCAGTACCGACGGGCCCAGGACGATCTCTCGTGGGATGAGGAGTGGGGCGACCGCGAGACGCGACTCGCCCTGATCGGCCGCGACCTCTCGATGGACGACCTCCACGCCCGTCTCGACGACTGTCTGCTGACCGACGCCGAGATGGACGCCGACTGGTCGACGTTCGAGAACGCCGCGCCGACGGGGATGGGCGAGTCGGTGACGATCTCGAGCGACGAATAA
- a CDS encoding aldo/keto reductase, whose product MEYTTLGSTGMKVSRIGLGCMSFGSGREWMLDREEGLELIERAIDLGINFFDTANVYSTGESEEILGDALEGYDRDAQVIATKVFAEMDPDNPNASGLSRKAIEQELEASLDRLGLETIDLYQTHRWDYDTPIDETLRALDDAVRRGKVRYVGTSSMWAHQFAEAVQTSERLGLERFATMQNHYNLFYREEEREMLPLCEKEGIGVIPWSPLARGVGTRPHDQIESTTRGQTDQYLAQIPYLEGGGEEINERVQELAAEKGVTMAQLSLAWLLHKDWVDAPIVGTTSVEHLEEAVEALEVDLTASDIAYLEEPYEPLPIAGHE is encoded by the coding sequence ATGGAGTACACGACGCTCGGTTCGACCGGCATGAAAGTCAGTCGCATCGGCCTCGGCTGCATGAGTTTCGGCAGCGGCCGGGAGTGGATGTTAGACCGCGAGGAAGGCCTCGAGCTCATCGAGCGCGCGATCGACCTCGGAATCAACTTCTTCGACACCGCCAACGTCTACTCCACGGGCGAGTCCGAGGAGATTCTGGGCGACGCCCTCGAGGGGTACGACCGCGACGCGCAGGTCATCGCGACGAAGGTCTTCGCCGAGATGGACCCCGACAACCCCAATGCCAGCGGGCTCTCCCGGAAGGCGATCGAGCAGGAACTCGAAGCCAGCCTCGACCGACTCGGCCTCGAGACGATCGACCTCTATCAGACCCACCGCTGGGATTACGACACGCCGATCGACGAGACGCTGCGGGCGCTCGACGACGCCGTCCGGCGGGGGAAGGTGCGCTACGTCGGTACCTCCTCGATGTGGGCCCACCAGTTCGCCGAGGCCGTACAGACGAGCGAGCGACTCGGCCTCGAGCGCTTCGCGACGATGCAGAACCACTACAACCTCTTTTACCGGGAGGAGGAGCGAGAGATGCTCCCCCTCTGTGAGAAGGAGGGGATCGGCGTGATCCCGTGGTCGCCGCTGGCCCGCGGCGTCGGCACCCGCCCGCACGACCAGATCGAGTCGACGACCCGCGGCCAGACCGACCAGTACTTAGCGCAGATCCCCTACCTCGAGGGCGGCGGCGAGGAGATCAACGAGCGGGTACAGGAACTGGCCGCCGAGAAGGGCGTCACGATGGCCCAGCTCAGCCTCGCGTGGCTGCTCCACAAGGACTGGGTCGACGCGCCGATCGTCGGGACGACCAGCGTCGAACACCTAGAGGAGGCCGTCGAAGCGCTCGAGGTCGATCTCACCGCGTCGGATATCGCCTACCTCGAGGAGCCCTACGAGCCGCTGCCGATCGCGGGCCACGAGTGA